In Chitinophaga oryzae, the sequence GCCGGTGCAAATTCTTCCTGCAGCTTTTTAGCGTCCGGACGGGCCACGGATTTGTCGATGCTCACAATCAGCGCGTCTACAAAACCTTTCTGGCTGTTACGCTCGAAGATGTCCAGCGGCTGGCCTTTGATGGTTTTGGCAAAGAGGCCGTTGTGCAGGTCGCGCATCAGTTCTGATACGGTATAGGCAGCGGAGCCGTTGGCCGCTTCGTTCTCCATCATACGCGACAGGCGCTCGTCGCGCAGCAGGTCGTAGAAGAAGAAAGACTGTAACCCTTTGGCATATACGAGTGCGCCATATTCTATATTTCCGATGGGGCTCTCCTTGATCGGATAACTCTTAGCATAGATCTCATTTTTAAACAACCATGCCGGTGTGTTGAACACCTCTTCCAGCAGGTATTTCACGGCTTCCTGCTGTTTCTTTTTAGGTACATGCACATAGCTGTTCTGTTGCTGGCCGAATACGGTAGGCGTTACATAGATGCCACCCACGGAGGCCATTACGTGATACCCGTACTGGTTCCACTGGCCGATAGCGCTGTTGAGCATTTTACCGGCTTCATCATAGGTATGGCCTTCTTCGCGGGTCCAGCTGAGGATCTGCGGCACAATGCGTTTCAGGTTCTGCAAACCGTAGCGGCTGGCTTTCACGGCATCGTTGCCCAGGTCTTCTATCTGTGCACGCGGATCGATGGCGTCACGGATATCCTGCTGTTCGCCGAAAGCGTAGAGCGGGTCATTTTCGTGTGCGCGTAACTGTTTGTTCAGCTCCGGCAGCTCGTCGTGCGGGTTCTGGCCGGTATAACGGTAAGCCCAGCCGATGGCGAATTTATCGTACACGCCGATGGCGGGCGTAATTTGGGTCACGTTGTCTCCCGGCTGCGCCACATAGTTAAAACGGGCGTAGTCCATGATAGACGGCGCGGTGCCGCCCATGCGGGAAGTAAATCCGGGAGAGCGCAGGGAGTCCACGTCGAAAGCGTAAGAGCTGCCCATGTTATGCTGCAGGCCCAGGGTATGGCCCACTTCATGGCTGGATACAAAACGGATGGCATGCCCCATGAGGGAATCGCTGAAGTGGTTGCCACGGGCGCGCGGATCGATGGCGCCAGTCTGAATGCGTATCCAGGAATGGAGGGTGCTCATCACGTTGTGCCACCAGATGATGTCTGCCTCGATAATTTCACCGGAGCGGGGATCTATCACAGAAGGCCCCATGGCATTGGCTTTGGCGGAAGCGGCGTAGGTCACCACGGAGTAACGGGCATCGTCGCCGTCGAAGTCAGGATCATCTGTCGGCGCATCTTTGGCGATGATGGCGTTTTTAAAGCCGGCAGCTTCAAAAGCTTTCTGCCAGTCTTCGATACCTGCTTTGATATAAGGGCGCCACTGAGCGGGTGTGCTGGCATCTATGTAGTATACGATCGGTTTTTTAGGTTCTACCAGTTCACCGTTTTTATACCGCTGCATATCTTCCGGTTTGGGTTCCAGCCGCCAGCGGGTGATCAGCTCCCGCTGTTCCAGTTTGTGCTGCGCATCGCTGAAATACCAGCGGGGCGTGGTAAAGAGGCCTACTCTCCTGTCGGCGAAGCGCGGCTTCATGGGCTGTTCGCTGAGCAGTACCAGGTTGGTGGTGGTTTCGATAGACACCTCCACTCCGGTGATTTTTGCCGTCAGTTCAGATTTGGCCACTACGTTGTCCTGGAAGGATTTGATGCCACGGATGCGGGACAGGTCCTTAATAGGAGAACCCGGCAGGCCCAGTGATTCAAAGACGTTATTGATACTGCTGGCAGAACCGTCAAACAATTTAGAGACGTTCACCACGAAGGCGGAGGTGTCTTTGTTATAGGCTTCTATCTTAAACTGATCAATCAGGGACGGGAT encodes:
- a CDS encoding zinc-dependent metalloprotease, which encodes MHANYRKLLWLLPCVALVTSADVMAQSKKKHGWLFGRKTPAVVADTTAKKKPDTKGMKPYQEVITADAVTVDGLFKVHRVKTDYYFEIPLKLAGRQILVVNKLSKVPEQLNEAGVNKGMNYANMVITFERDTLLNKIFLRKQNPFLEVPANNAIAQSVADNFIPSLIDQFKIEAYNKDTSAFVVNVSKLFDGSASSINNVFESLGLPGSPIKDLSRIRGIKSFQDNVVAKSELTAKITGVEVSIETTTNLVLLSEQPMKPRFADRRVGLFTTPRWYFSDAQHKLEQRELITRWRLEPKPEDMQRYKNGELVEPKKPIVYYIDASTPAQWRPYIKAGIEDWQKAFEAAGFKNAIIAKDAPTDDPDFDGDDARYSVVTYAASAKANAMGPSVIDPRSGEIIEADIIWWHNVMSTLHSWIRIQTGAIDPRARGNHFSDSLMGHAIRFVSSHEVGHTLGLQHNMGSSYAFDVDSLRSPGFTSRMGGTAPSIMDYARFNYVAQPGDNVTQITPAIGVYDKFAIGWAYRYTGQNPHDELPELNKQLRAHENDPLYAFGEQQDIRDAIDPRAQIEDLGNDAVKASRYGLQNLKRIVPQILSWTREEGHTYDEAGKMLNSAIGQWNQYGYHVMASVGGIYVTPTVFGQQQNSYVHVPKKKQQEAVKYLLEEVFNTPAWLFKNEIYAKSYPIKESPIGNIEYGALVYAKGLQSFFFYDLLRDERLSRMMENEAANGSAAYTVSELMRDLHNGLFAKTIKGQPLDIFERNSQKGFVDALIVSIDKSVARPDAKKLQEEFAPAATDRFCTFALQPQQKEAERASRNLQYFSIHRVSDAVSAKRGEMVRLIQLLNSRKNTSDRATADHYNDLVIRMQQALNNK